A DNA window from Leptolyngbya sp. KIOST-1 contains the following coding sequences:
- a CDS encoding dihydrofolate reductase family protein: MATIFYTATSLDGFIADPNNSLDWLFQFGELEPNTFDDFLAGVGAIAMGSTTYQWIYDHDFGDADNPQPWPYPMPAWVFTSRQLPEITGADVRCVGGDVRPIHAEMAIAAGDKNLWIVGGGDLAGQFYDAGLLDEMVVQIASVTLGGGAPLFPRRVDPPLKLLSARTYGQNFVELRYSVVPPRSAV; the protein is encoded by the coding sequence ATGGCCACCATTTTCTATACCGCAACCAGCTTAGATGGCTTTATTGCCGACCCCAACAACTCCCTCGACTGGCTGTTTCAGTTCGGCGAGCTAGAGCCAAACACCTTTGACGACTTTCTGGCCGGGGTGGGGGCGATCGCGATGGGTTCGACCACCTACCAGTGGATCTACGACCACGACTTTGGGGACGCCGACAATCCCCAGCCCTGGCCCTACCCGATGCCCGCCTGGGTGTTCACCTCGCGCCAGCTGCCCGAGATTACCGGTGCCGACGTGCGCTGTGTGGGCGGCGACGTGCGGCCCATCCATGCCGAGATGGCGATCGCCGCCGGGGACAAAAATCTGTGGATTGTCGGCGGCGGCGACCTGGCGGGGCAGTTTTACGATGCTGGTCTGCTGGATGAAATGGTGGTGCAGATTGCCTCGGTCACGCTGGGCGGCGGTGCGCCGCTGTTTCCCCGCCGCGTGGATCCACCGCTCAAGCTGCTGTCGGCCAGAACCTATGGCCAGAATTTTGTTGAGCTGCGCTACAGCGTGGTGCCACCGCGATCAGCAGTTTAG